In one window of Vicinamibacteria bacterium DNA:
- a CDS encoding 6-carboxytetrahydropterin synthase produces the protein MRLGVTEHMDCAHFLPGHPKCGQLHGHTYKVEVVIEGEKSGGMLVDFADLKAHIRSVLQRYDHRHWNDFLEYPSVENICELLARELKERMGFPFVLRVFEGQGKWAETSS, from the coding sequence ATGCGGCTGGGCGTGACCGAGCACATGGACTGCGCCCACTTTCTGCCCGGCCACCCCAAGTGCGGCCAGCTTCACGGCCACACCTACAAGGTGGAGGTGGTCATCGAGGGCGAGAAGAGCGGGGGGATGCTCGTGGACTTTGCCGACCTTAAGGCCCACATAAGGTCCGTGCTCCAGCGCTACGATCACCGCCATTGGAACGACTTCCTGGAGTACCCCTCGGTCGAGAACATCTGCGAGCTGCTCGCCCGCGAGCTCAAGGAGAGGATGGGCTTCCCCTTCGTGCTGCGGGTCTTCGAGGGCCAGGGGAAGTGGGCCGAGACCTCCTCCTGA